GAAATGTTGACCTTTTGTTAGTCGATGATATTCAATTTTTTGAAGGTAAGGAAACAACTCAAGATGAATTTTTCCATACATTTAATACCCTTTATGAATCCCGCAAACAAATTGTTCTGACCAGTGATAGACCCCCAAGAGAAATACCAACACTTGAAGATAGATTAATTTCACGATTTGAACAAGGTTTAATTACTGACATTCAACCACCTGACCTTGAAACTCGAATGGCTATTTTAAAAAAAAGGGCTGAAAATGAAAAAGTTGATATTCCTGATGATGTTATCTATTTTATCGCAACTAAAATAAAGGCTAATATTAGAAAATTAGAAGGAGCACTTATTAGAATTATTGCCTATGCATCTTTCCATAATAAAATAATAGATACAGCATTAGTTAGCAGTGTTTTAGAAGATGTTCTCGTTAGTAGTGAACCTAAGAAAATATCGATGGAGATAATTCAAACGACTATCGCCAGGCAATTTAAGATTTCACCCGCTGAATTAAAAGGGAAAAGAAGAGATGCAACCACTGCCTTGCCACGACAAATGGCAATGTATCTATGTCGAGAATTAACTCCACATTCTCTACCTGAAATTGGAAGAGAATTTGGAAAAGACCATACTACGGTCATTCATGCTTTTAATAAAATTAAAGATCTGATGGATAGTGATAAAAATATAAAGGAAACCATTGACCGACTTACAACAAATATTAAAAGCACAATCTTATAAAGTTATCCACAAAGTTATTAACATAGATATGTCATTGTAAATAATTAACTTAAAGTAGATATTAACACAATTCACAGTATTATTAATACTACTAATTTTTAAATTTAAGGAG
This is a stretch of genomic DNA from bacterium. It encodes these proteins:
- the dnaA gene encoding chromosomal replication initiator protein DnaA; translation: MESELFWNDIVTALKKNLTKESFELWIKPVCVSSFSDNLLELEVPNKFFKDKLDDNYKNMIEVVASETAGRKIEVKFVVTSKFKETELNKIQPVSEYIEHSISSIPEHDFLNPKYTFESFVVGESNRFAHAACQAVADSPSKAYNPLFIYGGVGLGKTHLLHAIGHQIRNNKPKKKIVYVSSEQFMNEFIDSIRYGYDKSMNFKNKYRNVDLLLVDDIQFFEGKETTQDEFFHTFNTLYESRKQIVLTSDRPPREIPTLEDRLISRFEQGLITDIQPPDLETRMAILKKRAENEKVDIPDDVIYFIATKIKANIRKLEGALIRIIAYASFHNKIIDTALVSSVLEDVLVSSEPKKISMEIIQTTIARQFKISPAELKGKRRDATTALPRQMAMYLCRELTPHSLPEIGREFGKDHTTVIHAFNKIKDLMDSDKNIKETIDRLTTNIKSTIL